The genomic region CTGtaaattatgtaatatatatatatttaaatttattaatgcTTATATTTATGGGAAGTAacaaaatacatatataaataaaaatgtatttacgTTAATAACAATTAAGTGTGTATTGTCTACAATAAATCttacattttgtgaaaaaaatatttttaattcccatttatattatatatattttaaaaatattataaatatattatgctaTTATTATCGGATAGATAccttataattttatctaTATTAGCAAAAATAACACATACAATTTAACAATATTATGAATGtaatttcttatatataactcttttatttattttatatataatatgcagaaaaaaatgtatctataattatattattatgtattttattattattagttcattccatttttcactCGGATAAGCTTTTGAAAGATGAAGTTAAAtagatacataaaaaaatgttattagTGATAATGTATATTCAAAGAATATTTTGAACCATATCGGTTAATTAATTGGAAGAAcctatataatttataatataaatctGTAGATACATAAGAATTAAGAtgtattttacataaatacTATTTCAATCTAAAACATTTTAGAGATATTATACTTAATTAAAATGTGAtactactttttttaaaataatatgaataaaaatataaaaaaaattacaacataCATAGGAAAAAGCTatgattataattttcttgtAACAAAATAGTGAAATATAGTTACTAAGATTAAATATAGCTTTACTATTAAGCGGAATTTATGATATGAATAACATAAATATcgattattttatattataagtattatttattaatacggtataattcattatatgggatattatttataatttgatatattttctggtatatttaataataatgcatatatatcAGGGtatcataatatatatgcgttttaaatttttcattatatttaactTTTAATCTATTATTTTACCTCGTGTGCTTCAATAGATATTCAAATTAGGTATtaatatgttatttatttacctACTTCATTTattgtattatattttaaataatgcattttaaataatattctAATTTATAATGCATATAAACAGTTCAGTTATATGTGGATTACTCATACATTTaggaattatattttatgaggTACATCGTATCGCCTGAATTTATTTCCCTATTTTCTGCaccatttattattaaatccTGATTatttctttccatatttttcagtatattatttctccctagtatttttgtatttatccaaatacccaaaggagtaaactaatatttaagaaaattttaaattgtatatagtaatttatttataaagaataatTCTTTATTCAAATGTATAACAAAAGTAAACTATAATATAtagcatatataaatgaaattattattaaccttatagAGTAATAAGCCAAACATTCCTGTCATTCCACTAATGAGTGGTATTGTTATTGGAGcgattgtttttttattatacttacatggtttttcatattctaaaGCATGACCTTCAGGTGATATGAATTTTGGCAATTCTTGATTACATTTACCTGAATAGAATAAATGATCCCTTTCAATTAaacatttaatattttttaattccttatataaataaatgctactt from Plasmodium cynomolgi strain B DNA, scaffold: 0343, whole genome shotgun sequence harbors:
- a CDS encoding hypothetical protein (putative); translation: MNYIDDIRFKKMKDLYGLYDAYDSFSQERHYVNEDQGNCMTLRQLIVDYNDIIEKNKKYESSIYLYKELKNIKCLIERDHLFYSGHALEYEKPCKYNKKTIAPITIPLISGMTGMFGLLLYKVNNNFIYICYIL